Proteins encoded in a region of the Zunongwangia endophytica genome:
- a CDS encoding M20/M25/M40 family metallo-hydrolase, translated as MKTKLQLAFVSMALAATTSFAQQQDPIVQEIVTEATENSQLKRLGHELLDVIGPRLVGSPQMEQAHDWAIKTYANWGISAENQQWGTWKGWGRGITHIDLVEPRLRTLEGKQLAWSPSTSKKGVTAKAIILPEAKDSADFQSKLSQVKGKFVLVSFNEPTGRPDYNWEEWATDQSFEKMKKERSKAENAWRDRIKATGYSSRELPKILEKAGAEGIITLNWSSGFGVNKVFSAYTNDIPTVDLSLEDYGLVYRMAENGDKPELKIVATSEDLGEVPTFNTIATIEGSEKPEEYIVLSAHFDSWDGGTGATDNGTGTLVMMEAMRILKEVYPNPKRTIIAGHWGSEEQGLNGSRAFVKDHPEIVENIQAVFNQDNGTGRVVSLSGNGLVDAYDYLGDWLSAVPDSISRQIETNFPGMPGRGGSDYASFLAAGAPAFNLSSLSWSYWNYTWHTNRDTYDKIVWDDVQSNAILAAILAYKASEDADKTSRKQRVLPVNDRTGEQSTWPEPRDGNRRGGLD; from the coding sequence ATGAAAACTAAATTACAACTAGCTTTTGTGTCGATGGCATTAGCTGCGACAACCTCGTTTGCACAACAGCAGGATCCTATTGTACAGGAAATCGTTACAGAGGCTACCGAAAATTCTCAATTAAAAAGGTTAGGTCACGAACTTTTAGACGTTATCGGACCAAGACTTGTAGGTTCACCACAAATGGAACAGGCACACGACTGGGCTATTAAAACCTATGCCAACTGGGGGATTTCTGCCGAAAATCAGCAATGGGGAACCTGGAAAGGTTGGGGACGTGGTATAACACATATCGATCTTGTGGAACCTCGTTTAAGAACTTTAGAGGGAAAACAACTGGCATGGAGCCCTTCGACATCTAAAAAGGGTGTTACTGCTAAGGCTATAATTTTACCTGAAGCTAAAGACTCGGCCGATTTTCAATCTAAATTAAGCCAAGTAAAAGGGAAATTTGTCTTGGTTTCTTTTAACGAGCCAACCGGTCGTCCCGATTATAACTGGGAAGAATGGGCCACAGATCAGTCTTTTGAAAAAATGAAAAAAGAGCGTTCTAAAGCTGAAAATGCCTGGAGAGATCGTATAAAGGCTACCGGATATTCTTCAAGAGAGTTACCTAAAATTTTAGAAAAAGCGGGAGCTGAAGGAATTATTACGTTAAACTGGTCTAGTGGTTTTGGCGTAAACAAAGTTTTTTCAGCATACACCAATGATATTCCTACAGTAGATCTTTCTTTAGAAGATTATGGATTAGTTTATCGTATGGCTGAAAATGGAGATAAACCTGAATTAAAGATTGTAGCAACATCTGAAGATCTTGGAGAAGTGCCTACTTTTAATACTATTGCAACAATCGAAGGTTCAGAAAAGCCGGAAGAATATATCGTGCTTTCTGCGCATTTTGATAGCTGGGATGGAGGAACCGGAGCCACAGATAATGGTACTGGTACTTTAGTGATGATGGAAGCAATGCGTATTCTTAAAGAAGTATATCCAAACCCAAAGCGTACAATTATCGCGGGACATTGGGGGAGTGAAGAACAGGGATTAAATGGATCTCGTGCGTTTGTAAAAGATCATCCAGAAATTGTAGAGAACATTCAAGCAGTTTTTAATCAGGATAACGGAACAGGTCGTGTAGTAAGTCTTTCCGGAAATGGATTGGTAGACGCTTATGATTATTTAGGAGATTGGTTATCTGCAGTACCCGACAGTATTTCCAGACAAATTGAAACTAATTTTCCTGGGATGCCGGGTAGAGGAGGATCAGATTATGCTTCTTTCCTTGCTGCCGGAGCACCAGCCTTTAATTTGAGTTCTTTAAGTTGGTCGTACTGGAATTACACCTGGCATACCAACCGCGATACTTATGATAAGATCGTTTGGGACGATGTACAAAGTAATGCTATCCTTGCAGCAATACTAGCTTATAAAGCTAGTGAAGATGCAGATAAAACGTCTAGAAAGCAGCGAGTACTTCCTGTAAATGATAGAACTGGTG